Proteins encoded together in one Thermococcus gammatolerans EJ3 window:
- the trmY gene encoding tRNA (pseudouridine(54)-N(1))-methyltransferase TrmY, translating to MRTFIIKANEAHTRPDFKLNDLPGTSGRIDVLCRFLNSAFLLSHGFRKNVRVWLLLYGPPEPPKAIRFEGSRLKVRLNPDERSTARLIVKALKAGGGLREPGKEVEVYPGLYVSNRTFEDVVRLTLKNSAIYYLHEEGRPITDIRFPQNVAFVLGDHKGLSPEDEAFLDGIAERVSVGRKSYLASHVVAYINIFLDSLPNPP from the coding sequence ATGAGGACGTTCATAATCAAGGCGAACGAGGCTCACACAAGGCCGGATTTCAAGCTGAACGATCTTCCGGGGACGAGCGGCAGGATAGACGTCCTTTGCAGGTTCCTTAACTCGGCTTTTCTACTCTCACACGGCTTCCGGAAGAACGTGCGCGTCTGGCTCCTCCTCTATGGCCCGCCGGAGCCTCCGAAGGCGATACGCTTTGAAGGCTCTAGGCTGAAGGTTCGCCTCAACCCTGACGAGAGGAGCACGGCGAGGCTCATAGTGAAGGCCCTCAAGGCCGGCGGAGGATTAAGGGAGCCGGGGAAGGAGGTGGAGGTTTACCCCGGCCTCTACGTCAGCAACAGGACCTTTGAGGACGTCGTGAGACTTACTCTGAAAAACTCAGCCATTTATTATCTCCATGAGGAGGGGAGGCCGATAACTGATATCCGCTTCCCTCAGAACGTTGCCTTCGTCTTGGGGGATCATAAGGGGCTCAGCCCGGAAGACGAGGCTTTTCTGGACGGAATAGCGGAGAGGGTGAGCGTGGGGAGGAAGAGCTACCTCGCCTCGCACGTCGTCGCTTACATTAACATATTCCTCGACTCCCTTCCGAACCCTCCTTAA
- a CDS encoding DUF402 domain-containing protein — MARVHLIYRRIPNRVLERDDEVIADLGDVIIAKSRFEGMLAPLRVNGVEVIRNGYTMLYFAFIGENYDILKVYDEEGNFKGLYVDILAYTKREGNTVEMLDLFLDVFIFPDGRAFLLDEDELEMALNYGLIDRETFDFAYRVAREIIEKAERGQFPPEIVWKY; from the coding sequence ATGGCAAGGGTTCACCTGATCTACCGAAGGATTCCCAACAGGGTTCTCGAGCGGGACGATGAAGTTATAGCGGATCTGGGTGACGTGATCATCGCAAAATCCCGTTTCGAGGGCATGCTCGCCCCGTTGAGGGTGAACGGCGTCGAAGTTATCAGGAACGGCTATACCATGCTCTACTTCGCCTTCATCGGGGAGAACTACGACATTTTGAAGGTCTACGACGAGGAGGGGAACTTCAAGGGGCTCTACGTTGACATCTTGGCGTACACGAAGCGCGAGGGAAACACAGTAGAGATGCTTGACCTCTTCCTCGACGTCTTCATCTTCCCCGACGGGAGGGCTTTTCTCCTCGACGAGGACGAGCTTGAGATGGCCCTCAACTACGGGCTGATCGACAGAGAAACCTTTGACTTCGCCTACAGGGTCGCAAGGGAGATAATTGAGAAGGCCGAGCGCGGCCAGTTCCCGCCCGAAATCGTGTGGAAGTATTAA
- a CDS encoding DUF167 domain-containing protein, with protein MKFLKETKDGTLLLVYVQPKAKKNEIEGIDEWRGRLKVKVKAPPVGGKANKELVKFLSKVLGAEVELVRGETSREKDLLVRMSAEDVKKRLGL; from the coding sequence ATGAAGTTCCTGAAGGAGACCAAAGACGGAACCCTCCTGCTCGTCTACGTCCAGCCGAAGGCCAAGAAGAACGAGATTGAGGGAATCGACGAGTGGCGTGGAAGATTGAAAGTTAAGGTAAAGGCCCCGCCCGTCGGAGGGAAGGCAAACAAGGAGCTCGTTAAGTTCTTGTCGAAGGTTCTTGGAGCTGAAGTTGAGCTGGTTCGCGGGGAGACGAGCAGGGAGAAGGATTTACTGGTCAGGATGAGCGCGGAGGATGTAAAGAAAAGGCTGGGGCTGTAA
- a CDS encoding YbhB/YbcL family Raf kinase inhibitor-like protein, with protein sequence MRWLAPPLVALLVMALGCLSGGGEKVEAPKTLEVGSVFHEGDFIPKEYTCDGDDTNPPIYVGKIPEGTKSLVVIVDDPDAPGGTFTHWIAWNIPPLGEVPPWIPKKGETDEPIHIVQGRNDFGRIGYNGPCPPPGKAHHYHFKVYALDKELGLKPGSGRDELEREMKGHVLAWGELVGLYQRG encoded by the coding sequence ATGAGGTGGCTGGCTCCCCCGCTCGTTGCCCTCTTAGTTATGGCCTTGGGGTGTCTCTCAGGAGGGGGTGAGAAGGTGGAGGCTCCCAAGACCCTTGAGGTAGGATCGGTTTTCCACGAGGGGGACTTCATACCGAAGGAGTACACCTGTGATGGCGACGACACCAACCCGCCGATCTACGTTGGGAAGATCCCTGAGGGCACCAAATCCCTCGTCGTTATAGTCGATGATCCGGACGCACCCGGGGGGACGTTCACCCACTGGATAGCCTGGAACATTCCGCCGCTCGGGGAGGTTCCCCCGTGGATACCCAAAAAGGGAGAAACCGATGAGCCCATCCACATCGTTCAGGGAAGGAACGACTTTGGACGGATTGGCTACAACGGTCCGTGTCCCCCGCCGGGGAAGGCACACCACTACCACTTCAAGGTTTATGCCCTGGACAAAGAACTGGGCCTCAAGCCCGGCTCCGGAAGGGATGAGCTTGAGAGGGAGATGAAGGGCCACGTTCTGGCGTGGGGGGAGCTTGTGGGTCTATATCAGCGCGGCTGA